The Oscillatoria acuminata PCC 6304 genomic interval GCAAATCCGACCCCCAGGGCGATCGCCAGTCCTTCTAGGATAATTTTCGGCAATCCCCCCGGGTCCGGCAATTGCCATCCCAACCACCCCAACAGGCCCTCGACTACCAGTAAACCCAACAAACTCAGCAAACCAAAACCAAGACCTCCGAGGAGATCTTGGCCGTTGTTTCGAGAGAACTCTAACCCATAGTGCTTGAGAATCTGGGATTGTCCGTAGACCCTTGATCCCCAAAATCGCACCAGGAGAATAAACTCGCCATATAAAACTGCCATTGATAAAATGCTCACCCAGTTGGGGTCCGGGATAAGCCAATAAATCGGCACCGCGATCGGAACCCAAACCGCCAAAAGCATTGCCACAAAAATAGCTAACCTGCCTGGGGCCGGATAGTCACCGAAGCGGATCCAGTTCAATTTCACGCTCTTCCTTTTACCCTATTCGTCCGGTTCGATGGTACTGGTCAACCCGTGATTTTTGAGAGTTTCGCAGTAAAACTCCGCGTGTTCAAGGGCGCAGGTAATTACTAAAGCAATTCCATTGCTATGGGCTTCCATCATAATGCTCACCGCTTGAGGCTGAGTCAAACTCGGAACGGTCTGCATTAAAGTTTGCACCACGTGCTCCATCGAGTTAAAGTCATCATTATGTAGCAAAACTCGATAACGCGGTGCTATTTTCCGAACCGTTGAAGTCTTTTCAATGGTTTCTACTGACACGGCGCTCTCCTTTAATTCAGCGATCGTAAATTTTTGCAGTCAATCCTAGGATTTTGAAGCATTCCTATTCAGAATAACTTACTAATCCATCCGCAGTGAAGACAAGGTGGGAAAACCGCACTGTTTCCTGGATTAGGTTTGGAAAAAACCCTACCTCATTCTCCCCAAGGCACAGGAAATTGGCGGGGGAGACCTAACCCCCCAACCCCCTTCCCTAGGAGGGAAGGGGGAGCCGGAATGCCTCTGATTCTCCTCTTGTCCCCTCCCCTTGGCAAGGGGAGGGTTAGGGTGGGGTTCTTCTTGGGCGATTCCCTACGGGATAGCTCCGCTTAGGGAACTCCAAAAAATAAAATCTCCAAAACGTTCGTTTGTAGTGAATGCTCAACGGTGTCAATGTAGGGGCGCAATGCGCAGGCCCCTACACATACCTTCCTTTCATCAGTTGAACGGTTGGATGATTTATATTTTGCAATCCCCTTACCGCCTCTTGCGCGTCCATAAGGAGGCGATCGCGCCTGTATGGAGCCGGGTGCCAACCTCTTTCTTCGTGACGAAAGCGATCGCCTCCTCATCGCCGACACCCTTCACCCACTACTTTTTCCTAACGTGGCGCAGGCCACGTCCGGAGGACCCCACCCTAACCCTCCCCTTGCCAAGGGGAGGGGACAAGAGGTGCAGTTAATAGGAGGGCCGGAGAGGGGTCCTCCTAGGGCAGCGGGAGCCAGAATACCTCTTAATTTCTCCCTCTCCTCTTAGGGGAGGGCCGGGGAGGGGTCCTCCTAGGGAGTCGCCACTCGTCCTTCCTGTATCCCGAACAGGACAAAATGCTCAAACGCACTACCGAAGGCCCCGCGATTCAGGGCCCGGGCGACATCGATATTCCGGAATAAATAAGCCGATTCGCTGAATACCGGGCTCGGTAGACGCCCCTGGAATTCGCCCTGTTCGAGGAAATGCTGGAATCCACTGACGAAACCTCCGGCAGCAACGATCGCTGCTACATCGGGATTTTGAGTCAGATAAAACGTTTCATCAAACGCCGGATTGGGATTGCGCCGCTCAAACTGCCCCGACTGGAGATAGTGACTGTAACCACTACTGAAAATCCCTGATGCCACCGCCTCGGCCACATCGGGATTTTGGCGGAGGTAGAAACTTTCTAAAAACAGCTTGGGATTGCGATCGCGCCCTTCAAAAAATCCCGTCTGGACAAAATGCTCAAACCCACTGCCCACCTGACCTGTTCCCACCGCGACTGCCACATCGGGATTTCGCGCTAAATACTGCCCTTCATTGAAAAACTGGGTCGGTGCAGGACGGCCCTCCTCTCGGCCAAACAGCAAATAATGTTGTAATCCACTGGTCAACTCCCCAGCAGCAACAGCTTCGGCTACCCCGGGATTTTGAGCTAAATAGGCCCCATCATTAAAATATAGGGTCAGGGGATTGACACCGCGTTCCGTCAGCGACTGAATGAAGTTTTCAAAACGGGGTGGCGGCGGCGGTGGCGCAGGGGGTTCCGTTGGTTCCGGTGCAGGGGGGAAGGGTTCAGCACCCCCAGGACCCGGTAAACCAGGACTAGGGGCCGGTGTTCCTACCGGGACAACAATTGGTTGCGTGGGGTCGATGGGTTGGGCGATCGCCA includes:
- the clpS gene encoding ATP-dependent Clp protease adapter ClpS, with translation MSVETIEKTSTVRKIAPRYRVLLHNDDFNSMEHVVQTLMQTVPSLTQPQAVSIMMEAHSNGIALVITCALEHAEFYCETLKNHGLTSTIEPDE
- a CDS encoding CPBP family intramembrane glutamic endopeptidase, which produces MKLNWIRFGDYPAPGRLAIFVAMLLAVWVPIAVPIYWLIPDPNWVSILSMAVLYGEFILLVRFWGSRVYGQSQILKHYGLEFSRNNGQDLLGGLGFGLLSLLGLLVVEGLLGWLGWQLPDPGGLPKIILEGLAIALGVGFAEELLFRGWLLDELQRDYRPAVAIAANATIFALLHFIKPIEAMIRNLPAFPGLLLLGLTLVTAKRLGQGRLGLPIGFHGGLVCGYYIINTGQLVQYSGAVPEWITGMDQNPIAGISGLVLLSAIAIGMNRAAQFKLKSHT